One genomic segment of Candidatus Hydrogenedens sp. includes these proteins:
- a CDS encoding alpha/beta hydrolase, with amino-acid sequence MISISLFAKYIFPNLLYQRTSFIYRTPDYYQWKYEDVIVQVDKEQTHGWYIPYEDSKCVVLFSHGNAGNIADRLESIGIFRKLGLSVLVYDYGGYGKSTGKPSEERCCKDALAMWTYLTQNKGYSPQNIVLFGRSLGGAVTADLATKVECAGVILESTFLSTIDVARDMFSWFPERFAKGNEFYTKKKLKEIKSPVLVIHSPQDTVIKYYHGKKIFELLECEKEFLEIIGDHNEGFIITGDKYINELKDFIERVLNLSVRE; translated from the coding sequence ATGATTTCGATTTCTTTGTTCGCTAAATATATTTTTCCCAATCTCTTATATCAAAGGACATCTTTTATTTACAGGACACCAGACTATTATCAGTGGAAATATGAAGATGTTATTGTTCAAGTAGATAAAGAACAGACTCATGGATGGTATATTCCTTATGAAGATTCGAAATGTGTTGTCCTTTTTTCACATGGAAATGCAGGAAATATAGCAGACCGATTGGAATCTATTGGTATATTTCGAAAGTTGGGTTTAAGTGTTTTAGTTTATGATTATGGCGGATATGGTAAGTCAACAGGAAAACCTTCGGAGGAAAGATGTTGCAAAGATGCTTTAGCCATGTGGACATATCTAACGCAAAATAAAGGATATTCTCCCCAAAATATAGTTCTTTTTGGTCGTTCTTTAGGAGGTGCTGTAACGGCAGATTTAGCAACAAAAGTAGAATGTGCGGGTGTAATCCTTGAAAGCACATTTCTTTCAACAATTGATGTAGCAAGAGATATGTTTTCATGGTTTCCAGAACGATTTGCAAAAGGAAATGAATTTTATACAAAAAAGAAGTTAAAGGAAATAAAATCCCCTGTTTTAGTTATTCATAGTCCTCAGGATACCGTTATAAAATATTACCATGGGAAGAAAATATTTGAATTGTTGGAGTGTGAAAAAGAGTTTTTAGAAATTATAGGTGACCATAACGAAGGGTTTATTATAACGGGGGATAAATATATCAACGAGCTGAAAGATTTTATAGAAAGAGTATTAAATTTATCTGTGCGAGAATAG
- a CDS encoding ATP:cob(I)alamin adenosyltransferase — translation MKKSYVTTKQGDTGKTKLPDGHWVSKDSEIIECLGSLDSLRANLSYLRLLILQSDNPYKTSLSDMLLWLIHCCFITGTQISDPSGVLIPPNHPKLTQKHLIQLEQWQAQLEEQLQLPRKFIASASNPVSAYADIVTTVAREFERRLIALERIQSNKTNEVFIPFYNRLSDFLFIVARILDNNNFNPVDYTLIQ, via the coding sequence ATGAAAAAATCTTATGTTACAACAAAACAAGGTGATACAGGAAAGACAAAATTACCCGATGGACACTGGGTCTCAAAAGATTCAGAAATTATTGAATGTCTCGGTTCTTTGGATAGTCTCCGTGCTAACTTATCTTATCTTCGATTGTTAATTTTACAATCAGATAACCCATATAAAACATCTCTTTCTGATATGCTTCTATGGCTCATACATTGCTGTTTTATAACAGGGACACAAATATCTGACCCTTCGGGTGTATTAATTCCACCCAATCATCCAAAATTAACTCAAAAACATCTAATACAATTGGAGCAATGGCAAGCACAATTAGAAGAACAACTTCAATTACCAAGAAAGTTTATTGCATCTGCCAGTAATCCCGTTTCTGCTTATGCAGATATAGTTACCACAGTAGCAAGAGAATTTGAACGCCGATTAATTGCTTTAGAAAGAATTCAATCTAATAAGACCAATGAGGTATTTATCCCATTTTATAATCGTTTAAGTGATTTTTTGTTTATCGTTGCACGAATTTTAGATAACAATAATTTCAACCCTGTGGACTATACACTTATCCAATAA